A segment of the Sulfurovum indicum genome:
TCAAACAACAGAAACGTTGGGAGGTATTCAGGTTTAAATCGATAGAGGTTTCTATTAATATGTCTCTACTTGAACTTGAAACAGAGGGGTTTGTTGAAAATGTTTCTCAGATGCTGGCAGAGCACCAGGTTGCACCTGAACTTATTAAATTTGAGATTACAGAAGGTGCAGCAATGGAAAATGAAATACAGACTGACAGACAGTTGCATGAGCTTAAAAAGCTTGGTGTCTCTATTGCTTTGGATGATTTTGGTACAGGTTATACCTCTTTTTCCTATTTGAAAAAGTTCCCGGCAGATGTCTTGAAGATTGATAAGACCATGACCGATCATATCATGGAGAACAAAGAAGATCAGCGCATTATAAAAGCAATGATTGACCTGGGGCATAGTCTGGGTATGAAAATTGTTGTAGAGGGAGTTGAAAATCAAGAAATGGCTGATCTTATTACCTCATATAAATGTGATTATATGCAGGGGTACTATTTTGGAAAACCTCTTCCGGCGTATGAGTTTCAGGAGCTGATAAGAAGATAGTTTTGTTCTGGCAGTAAAGTAAATGATTGCTAGGCAGGCAGGTGGATAAAGATCCATTTTGAATCTGAAGTAGTTTTTACCTGTTAAAAGAGTTAATGGTTTTTAACCTTATAAACGCATGTCAGTTTGCGTTCGTGTTATGGTTTTCTTAGTCTAGAGGGAGGTTTTTTTAAGATATCACCTCCGGTTTCAAACCTATGAACAAGAACTCTTTCTTGTTCATGTGATGGTTTTGATGCTACAAACGTGAAACAGTTCACGTTTGATGTAGGCATCTTACATCATGCCAGGCATTCCGCCCATTCCGCCCATATCCGGCATTGCAGGTGCCGGTGTCGGGTTCTCTTTGACATCGGAAACTGTTGCTTCTGTTGTTAATAGCAGGCTTGCTACAGATGTTGCATTCTGCAATGCGACTCTTTCTACTTTCAGTGGGTCAATGATACCTGCTTCAAGCATATCAACATACTCACCGCTTGCAGCGTTAAAGCCAAGGTTGGACTCATCAGAGTTGGCGATTTTGTCAGCAACTACACCTGCATCAAATCCTGCATTTTCAGCAATCTGTTTCATTGGTGCATAAACTGCTCTGAGAATGATGTCCGCACCAACAGCCTCATCACCGCAAAGGTCCAGCTTGACTGCTTTGGCTGCTTTAATAAGTGCAGCACCACCACCGATAACAATACCTTCGTCAACAGCCGCTTTGGTTGCAGAGAGAGCATCATCTACTCTGTCTTTTTTCTCTTTCATTTCAGTTTCGGTTGCCGCACCTACTTTGATAACGGCTACACCGCCAGAGAGTTTTGCCAGTCTCTCCTGAAGTTTTTCTTTGTCATATTCACTGCTTGTGTTTTCGATCTGGATTCGGATCTCGTTTACTCTTGCCTCGACGCTGGATGAGTCACCTTTCCCGTCAACGATCACAGTATTGTCTTTGTCAATGACGATACGTGCTGCTTGACCAAGGTCTTGCAGTGTTGCCTTGTCAAGGCTGAGTCCAAGCTCTTCAGTGATGACATTACCACCGGTCAAGATAGCGATATCTTTGAGCATCTCTTTCTTTCTGTCCCCAAATCCTGGTGCTTTCACAGCAGCAATGTTAAGCACACCTTTGAGTCTGTTAAGTACAAGTGTTGCCAATGCTTCACCTTCTACATCATCAGCGATAATGAGCAAAGGTCTTCCGCTTTGCTGAATCTGCTCAAGTACAGGGATCAGATCTTTAAGAGAAGTAATTTTGCTGTCAGTAATGAGAAGGAGCGGATTTTCAAGTTCACATGTCATCTTCTCAGAATTGGTTACGAAATATGGAGAGAGATATCCTCTGTCAAACTGCATACCTTCTACCACTTCAAGGTCGTCATTGATCCCTTTCGCCTCTTCTACTGTGATAACACCGTCTTTACCTACCTTCTCCATTGCTTCAGCAATAAGATTACCGATGGTCTCGTCAGAGTTTGCAGAAATTGTTGCAACCTGAGCGATCTCTTTCTTGTCTTTAACCTCTTTGGAGATATTCTTGAGCTCTTCGATGATCGCAGCACTTGCTTTATCCATACCTCTTTTCACTTCGATTGGATTTGCTCCGGCTGTGATATTTCTAAGCCCTTCTTTGAAGATAGAGTATGCAAGTACTGTCGCTGTGGTTGTACCGTCACCTGCTTCATCGGCAGTGTTGCTTGCAACCTCTTTGACCAGTTGTGCACCCATATTCTCAAGTGTGTCAGTCAGTTCTATCTCTCTGGCTACTGAGACACCGTCTTTGGTAATGTGAGGTGCTCCGAAACTTTTTTGGATAAGTACATTACGACCTCTTGGTCCCATTGTTACTTTTACGGCATCTGCCAACTTTGTTACACCTTCGAACAATCCGTTTCTTGCATGATCTGAAAAATGAATCTCTTTTGCCATTTTTGACTCCTTACTTTTTTGTATTAAATCTTTTGATCGTCTTTATAATAAAATAATGGTTTAGCCTATTACGCCCAATACATCTGAGAGTTCAAGTACCAGATACTCTTTGTCATCAAGTGCTAATTCTGTTCCAGAGTATTTACCAAAAACAACGATATCATCGACGCGAACCTCTTCTACGTCACTTCCGATTGCCAATACTTTACCTTGTGACGGTTTCTCTTTTGCGTTGTCTGGAATGATGATTCCACTAGCTGTAGTGTTCACCTCTTCTACTCTCTCTACAAGAAGTCTGTCACCAAGTGGTTTAAAGTTCATCTTATAATCCTCCGTGTTGTTTAATTTTGTATCGCGATTTTACAACATTTTTTTCTAAATGTCAATAACATTTAGTCAAATACACTAAAACTTTCTACATTTTTTGATACAGCTTTTCTTTTCCTCTTGAATAAATGTGTTATAATATTAATTGAAGTTTAGACAATAAGGAGTTCTATAGATGGAAAAGAAACAAAAGAAGATCGTACTTTTTACTTCTCCTAGCTGTAAATGGTGTACAGTAGCAAAAGAATACTTTAAAAAGAACGGATATAGATTCAAGACTATAGATATTACAAAAGATGCCAAAGCCGCACAGGACTGTGAACGTCATGGATGTCGTGGAGTACCGGTAGTGCTTATAGGAAGTCGTTGGATCTGTGGATTTGACCAAAAAGCAATAGAAAAAGCACTTGGCTAAGCATTTTTAACCAAACTTTAAGAAATAATCGATTAAAATCACGGCCTCCAAAGACTTGTCAAGGTAGCTCAGCTGGTTAGAGCGCTGGTCTCATAAGCCGGAGGTCGAGGGTTCAAGTCCCTCTCTTGACACCATACTAATTCCCCTTCATACAAGAGTTACTTCAGATTAACCTGTTTTTAAAGTTTGTATTTGTGTTTATACTCTTTTTCTGAAAAACCCTGATAGTTTTTGACAAACAAGCCTCTATTTTTCCTATGTAATATTATGCTTCCACTATCGCAGATATTATCCGGTTTGTCTAATATCCAATTATTCTATTATTATGGTTTCCGGGAGTTTTCAGGAGGTATCTGTATGTGAAATGAAAGTCCTCTGATTTATGTGGATTATATGCTATATACACTTTTCAATATTTTTAAATATTTAATCAAAAAAATAAAATTTTTATGGTATTCTATAAGGAGTACATTCGAAAGAAATGTAAAATCTTCGTAATAAACAAGGGAGTTAGAATGTTAAAAAAAGTAATGGTTTCATGTTTTGCAATGGTTTTGGGTACATCTTTGCATGCAAAAGATTTTTCAGTCAGTGAAAAGATCATCGGTATTGAAATAGGTGCAGCAAGTATTCAGGCAGATACTAACGGTTATCTATTTGGTGAGCCGGAGCATGACGGATCTGATGTGGAGTACGGCTTAAGAATAGGTGCACAGATGAATGAATGGCGTACACTATTGGTTTTGGATTATTTTGATAGCAAAGATGATGATCAAAACTATGAAAAATTTATGATCACTGTCGATAACATGTTTAACAATACTGAAAAAGATGTGAAAGGCCTCCAGCCTTATATCGGACTGAATATAGGGTATATGAACTATGAATCAACAAATATTAATGAAAGCGGATTTCTTTATGGAGGTCAGGCAGGACTATTTTATAGAGTAACAGATAACGTTGGCGTTGATGTAAGTTACCGCTATTCTCTAACTGATGCGGACAGAACAGACCATATAGCAAGTTTCGTTATGGGTATTAATTATATTTACTAGAGTTATAAAGGACCTTTAATGAAAAAAAATATAGTAGCGATCCTCACATTTGTATTTGTGTCTGTTCTTGCATTGACTGGATGTGGAAGCACAAGTGGTACAAGTAGTGGAACTGAAACTACGGTTGTGGTGGAGATGCAGGAAAATGAAATAGTTCTTCAGCCAAATGGTACTGACTTTACTTTATCTCTGCCATTTACCAAGAAACTGGATAGTACGTATCATGTAGAGTTGAATAATTTTACATTGGCTGTAAGTGAGTGTTCTGTCAGTGTAGGCAGTGTAAGTTTTGCACCAATACCTTTAGTGTTGGACGGGGCATTAAATACACAGGAAATATTGACGATCAATGGTTCTTTTGACCAAAATTGTACACCGACAGGGTATTCTCTGACCGCAATACAGACTGTGAGTAAAGATAGTCAAACAACAAGTGGAGATATTTCATTCACCTATACATATTCCGGTTCTTCCGGAATTGTAGAAAACGGGTATGCCTTTATTAACGCAACAACACCGTTGAATATCGGAGCGTCAAATACAGACTATACGATCAGTATGCAGCTGATCAAAGATGGTTTTGTAGCATCCGGTGAAACCGTAGAGCTGAAAGCATTCAGTAATGTGTACGGAAGTATCAAAACAACTACAACGTATACTGTTGCAACAGATGCAAACGGTATCGCTGTATTTGATTATGTCTCTCCGGGTACTTTGCCTGCAGACGGTACTACAGCAACTATTACAGCAGTATTAAAAGATGAAAATGGAACTATAGTTCCAGGTATAGAACAAAATATTGAATTAATTTTTGACCAGAACAGCAATAACAGCGGTATTGACTATACTAATTATACGTTTACGGCTATACCATCTGAAATCAATATTACAGAAGGAGGGGCATCAAGGGTTATAGATGTTTATGTCGGGAATAATAATCAGCCGGTTGCCAATGAACTTGTGAAAGTTGATTACACCTTTACTGCTGATGGTAACGGAACAGTAAACAGCTATGAAGGGTTTACAGATGCAAACGGACATGTAGCGTTTAATTATACGGCACCGTCAGACATCACCTCTCTTATAGGAACCAGTACTGCTGTAATATTGAGACTTGACGGTAATAGCAGTATTTACAGTACAACCACAGTCAACTTTAATACTCCGTCAGGAACCAGCACAGACTACAGTAATTATACGTTTACGGTTATACCATCTGAGATTAATATTACTGAAGGTGGAGTATCAAGGGTCATAGATGCTTATGTCGGGAATAATAATCAGCCGGTTGCCAATGAAACAGTCACTGTAGATTATGCATTTACTGCAGACGGAAATGGAACAATGAGCAGCTATACGGCTACCACAGATGCCAACGGACACGTAGCGTTCAACTATACGGCACCGTCAGACATCACCTCTCTTATAGGAACCAGCACAGCAGTGACTCTGAGACTTGATAACAATACAAGCATTAACAGTACCACTACGGTTAACTTCAATACCGTGCCTGGAAGTGTTGTTGATTATTCAGGATATACATTGACAGTACTTTCCAATGAAATGAATATCTCTGAGCCGGGGCAGCAACAAACGATAGACGTATATCTGGAAAATGACAGTAATGGACCGGCAGCAGGTGAGGTTGTTCTTGTAGACTTCTTTGATGGAACAAAAGGTACAATGAACAGCTTCAGCGGTATAGTGGATGATACGGGACATGTTGCATTTACCTATACTGCTCCTCAAGATATCAGTGTACTGGATGGCTTTACGATCAGAGTAAGCATGGAGAACAATAGCAGCAAAGAGCAAAATATTGTTATTAATGTGGATACAGCTGTCTATATGATTTATCCGGATGCAAATATAACCGTCACGGATATTTCACAGGTTCATACAATCAAGGTAGCGCTGACAAAACAGGAGGCGGGTGCTACAAGTACCCTGCCTGCTGTTGGAAAAACGGTGGTAGCCGAATTTATTCAGCCTATATATGGTACTTTGTCTCAATATGAAGCGGTAGTAGGTACTGACGGATATGCAAGATTTACCTATACTTCGCCAGAACGTATTCAGGATGTCAATGATACAAATATAACATTCTACTATAAAGAGAACCAGGCTGTTACAGCAAATACGCTTCTTGTCTATGAAGCACAGAATATAAATATAGTGGAGCAGCTTTTTGTTGTTCCTGATTCGGTGACTATTACAGAAGCGGGAGAGGAGAAAAACATCACCATCATTACTGTCAATGCAGATAATGTTGGTATCAGCAGTACTGTAACTATAGAGCAGCCTTTTTATAATGATACGGATTACGGATACTTTACACCAGCCGGACCGATTACAACAGATGCAAGCGGTAAAGCTGTGATTGTGTATACCGCCCCATCCTCTATAAGCGGATTGAGTGAGAGAAATATTACCATTACAGAGACGAATCAAAGCTTGTCCAAAGAGCTTAATATAAAGTATAATCAGGCGACTGGTCCCGGGATTGATTATGCAATTACAGTCCACATACCGGATTCGCTGAGTGTAGATAATCTGGATCAGATCACAGTAGTGATACATGAACTGGGTGATGAGACAAGAGTGATAGATGATTCAAATGTGCATGAAGTAAACCTGACAAGCATATTTACAAATATGCTAACATTTGGCAGCGGTGCAAGTACTGCTACATATGCCAATGCAGGAACACAACCGATAGCGGTAGAAACAAAAACACTCTCGGGTACCGCAGTCATAGAGGTTAATGCTTCAATCTTTAACGGTGACCAGAATGTCACTATTAATACATTAGTACCGGTCACTATACTTTCCGGACCTGTAAGTGCTATGTCACTTGTCTATGTCGGAACAGATATAGATGGTAACACTGGACTGTATAAAAACTACTATACGATTCATGCCGTAGACAAGTATGACAACCCTGCAAGAGAGGGGATAACGCTGCATCCTTCTATTATTAACGGTACGAAAGTGATAAAATCTGCCGCAACAACAGGTCAGATTACACAAGGAACACCGGATACTTTTGATGATGCCACACCAACTGTTTTCAGTACGGTAGACACAAATGATCTATTGGCTATTGTTCCAAATTCCAGCAGTGTGGATAAGCTTTATCTTGGAAACTGGAGTATTGCAAATGTTATAAGTGACAATCAACTGGAACTGGCAGAAGAGTATACTGGAGCAACTACCAATTCTCTTAGCTATGTTATAGGTAATTCTAACAGATATATAGACGGTTATGGTATCGCAACTGTTGATGTCAGAAGCAGGGATGCAGGGTATGTGACAGATGCTGACGGAAATGTCCGACTGGAAGTTACCTTTGATCCGGTTCTTGCCGGGCATACGGTCACCATTAGTGCAAATGCATATGATGTAAACCGTACAGGTGCAGCAAAAATTGCCGGATTAAGATGGGATGACTTCAGCTCTACAACAGAACTGGTACCTAATGATGGAAATGATCATAATGTAACACTTACATTGGGTATCTCTAATTTTCAAGAACTACTGGTTGGTTTAGATATTGTTCCGTCAAGTATTATAAGCAGTGATGCAGCCTGTGATCTGAATGAGTCTGCTGTAAATGATTTAAGTACTGATGCC
Coding sequences within it:
- the groL gene encoding chaperonin GroEL (60 kDa chaperone family; promotes refolding of misfolded polypeptides especially under stressful conditions; forms two stacked rings of heptamers to form a barrel-shaped 14mer; ends can be capped by GroES; misfolded proteins enter the barrel where they are refolded when GroES binds) — encoded protein: MAKEIHFSDHARNGLFEGVTKLADAVKVTMGPRGRNVLIQKSFGAPHITKDGVSVAREIELTDTLENMGAQLVKEVASNTADEAGDGTTTATVLAYSIFKEGLRNITAGANPIEVKRGMDKASAAIIEELKNISKEVKDKKEIAQVATISANSDETIGNLIAEAMEKVGKDGVITVEEAKGINDDLEVVEGMQFDRGYLSPYFVTNSEKMTCELENPLLLITDSKITSLKDLIPVLEQIQQSGRPLLIIADDVEGEALATLVLNRLKGVLNIAAVKAPGFGDRKKEMLKDIAILTGGNVITEELGLSLDKATLQDLGQAARIVIDKDNTVIVDGKGDSSSVEARVNEIRIQIENTSSEYDKEKLQERLAKLSGGVAVIKVGAATETEMKEKKDRVDDALSATKAAVDEGIVIGGGAALIKAAKAVKLDLCGDEAVGADIILRAVYAPMKQIAENAGFDAGVVADKIANSDESNLGFNAASGEYVDMLEAGIIDPLKVERVALQNATSVASLLLTTEATVSDVKENPTPAPAMPDMGGMGGMPGMM
- the groES gene encoding co-chaperone GroES — protein: MNFKPLGDRLLVERVEEVNTTASGIIIPDNAKEKPSQGKVLAIGSDVEEVRVDDIVVFGKYSGTELALDDKEYLVLELSDVLGVIG
- a CDS encoding glutaredoxin family protein gives rise to the protein MEKKQKKIVLFTSPSCKWCTVAKEYFKKNGYRFKTIDITKDAKAAQDCERHGCRGVPVVLIGSRWICGFDQKAIEKALG
- a CDS encoding outer membrane beta-barrel protein yields the protein MLKKVMVSCFAMVLGTSLHAKDFSVSEKIIGIEIGAASIQADTNGYLFGEPEHDGSDVEYGLRIGAQMNEWRTLLVLDYFDSKDDDQNYEKFMITVDNMFNNTEKDVKGLQPYIGLNIGYMNYESTNINESGFLYGGQAGLFYRVTDNVGVDVSYRYSLTDADRTDHIASFVMGINYIY
- a CDS encoding alpha-2-macroglobulin family protein produces the protein MKKNIVAILTFVFVSVLALTGCGSTSGTSSGTETTVVVEMQENEIVLQPNGTDFTLSLPFTKKLDSTYHVELNNFTLAVSECSVSVGSVSFAPIPLVLDGALNTQEILTINGSFDQNCTPTGYSLTAIQTVSKDSQTTSGDISFTYTYSGSSGIVENGYAFINATTPLNIGASNTDYTISMQLIKDGFVASGETVELKAFSNVYGSIKTTTTYTVATDANGIAVFDYVSPGTLPADGTTATITAVLKDENGTIVPGIEQNIELIFDQNSNNSGIDYTNYTFTAIPSEINITEGGASRVIDVYVGNNNQPVANELVKVDYTFTADGNGTVNSYEGFTDANGHVAFNYTAPSDITSLIGTSTAVILRLDGNSSIYSTTTVNFNTPSGTSTDYSNYTFTVIPSEINITEGGVSRVIDAYVGNNNQPVANETVTVDYAFTADGNGTMSSYTATTDANGHVAFNYTAPSDITSLIGTSTAVTLRLDNNTSINSTTTVNFNTVPGSVVDYSGYTLTVLSNEMNISEPGQQQTIDVYLENDSNGPAAGEVVLVDFFDGTKGTMNSFSGIVDDTGHVAFTYTAPQDISVLDGFTIRVSMENNSSKEQNIVINVDTAVYMIYPDANITVTDISQVHTIKVALTKQEAGATSTLPAVGKTVVAEFIQPIYGTLSQYEAVVGTDGYARFTYTSPERIQDVNDTNITFYYKENQAVTANTLLVYEAQNINIVEQLFVVPDSVTITEAGEEKNITIITVNADNVGISSTVTIEQPFYNDTDYGYFTPAGPITTDASGKAVIVYTAPSSISGLSERNITITETNQSLSKELNIKYNQATGPGIDYAITVHIPDSLSVDNLDQITVVIHELGDETRVIDDSNVHEVNLTSIFTNMLTFGSGASTATYANAGTQPIAVETKTLSGTAVIEVNASIFNGDQNVTINTLVPVTILSGPVSAMSLVYVGTDIDGNTGLYKNYYTIHAVDKYDNPAREGITLHPSIINGTKVIKSAATTGQITQGTPDTFDDATPTVFSTVDTNDLLAIVPNSSSVDKLYLGNWSIANVISDNQLELAEEYTGATTNSLSYVIGNSNRYIDGYGIATVDVRSRDAGYVTDADGNVRLEVTFDPVLAGHTVTISANAYDVNRTGAAKIAGLRWDDFSSTTELVPNDGNDHNVTLTLGISNFQELLVGLDIVPSSIISSDAACDLNESAVNDLSTDANGQIRVQISTGLSSSTATECEISWSKSISGIYREY